The genomic region TCCCAGCGACCGCGCCGGCACACGGGTGCTTTTTTCGCTCACCCCGGTGCGCGCCGCGCTGGTGGTCCTGCACGATGTCGACGGGCAGCCGCTGCCACCGCACAGCCGGGTGCGCTTGCAGGGCACCGATATCGAGACGATCGTGGGCTACGATGGCGAGGCCTATCTCGACGCGCTCGAAAGCCACAACCGTCTGCGCGTACTGACACCGACAGGCGCCTGCCAGGTCGACTTCGATTACCCGGAAGCGGCCGGGGCGATTCCGCGCATCGGTCCACTGCAATGCCTGCAGGAGACTCCGCCATGATCCGTTCGCATCCCGTCCCCGGAGCGGCCCTGCTGCTGTTCGCCCTGTTGTGGCTGCCGGCGCCGGCGCAGGCGGTGACCACCTGCACTGCCAGCTCCACAGCACTGAACTTCGGCACGGTGACCGGGACCGGCAACGTCGACAGCACAGCTGTCGTCACGGTCGTATGCAACACCAGCGGGCTGTCGCTGCTGGCCACGGCCCGGGTCCGGATGTGCCTGAATATCGGCGCGGGCGCCAACGGCGGCGGCCTGACCAATCCACGTCGCATGACCAACTCGTTCGGCGATGCGATGCAGTTCCAGATCTACCGGGATCCGGCACGCACCCTGATCTGGGGGGACAGCTCGATCCCCGCCACGCCCACTCCAGTGCAGATCGACCTGCAGTACGACGTCCCGGTGCTGGGCGGTAGTGGCTCGACCACCGCCACGATGCACGCGCGGGTCCCGGCGCAGGCAGGGCTTGCCGCCGGCCTCCACAGCAATCCCTTCACCGGCACCCACACACGCCTCGACTACCGCTATGCGGAAGCACTGCTCGGCACACCCAACTATCCCGCGTCGTGCACCAGCGGCGGTGGTGGCGGCGGCACCGCGACCTTCCCCTTCACCGCCAGCGCCACCGTTCCCGACAACTGCGTGATCGCCACCGCGACCGCGCTGGATTTCGGCAGCGTTCCCGGACCGGTCGGCAGCAACATCGACCAGACCTCCACCATCACCATGACCTGCACCGCGCGCACCGCCTGGAACGTCGCCCTGGACAACGGCCAGAACGCCGTTGGCCTCACCCGCCGCATGCGCCTGGGCGCAACCGGCAGTTACGTCGACTATGAGCTCTACCGCGATGCCGGCCGCAGCCTGCGCTGGGGCGCCACGATCGGCACCGACACCGTGCCGGGGACCGGCACCGGCACCGCGCAGGCCCTGACCGTCCACGGCCGCGTGCCGGCAACCCAATCGGTCGCCGCGGGCAACTACAGCGACGTGGTCACCGTCACCGTGACCTACTGAGTCCGGAGCCGCCAGGGGCCGGACCGGCTGATCCGGCGCGCGCCGCAAGGGCCGCCCCGCCCCGCAGACATTGCCTCCGGCGCCCGTCCGCGCTATGATTCGCCGGCTATGCGGCCGGCTTTGGCTGTCCGCGCCGCCCATGCCGGGCGTAACCGGCAAATACACACCCGCTGCCATGACCCGTGCCGGGGTGCCCCAAGTCCATCAAGACGGAGGCGGGGTTCGGACACGGACGCAGCGGGGAGGCCCAACCCCGGAATCCACGCCATGGCGCTCGCCGCGGCAGCCGCCCCACCTTTATTGGCGGCCAGGATTCCACTGCCTGGAGTCACAAGCTAATGTCCCAGATCACCATGCGCCAGATGCTGGAAGCCGGCGTCCACTTCGGCCACCAGACCCGTTACTGGAACCCGAAGATGGGCCCGTACATCTTCGGCGCCCGCGGCAAGATCCACATCATCAACCTCGAGAAGACGGTTCCGCTGTTCAACGACGCGATGAACTTCATCTCGGGCATCGCCCAGAAGCGCGGCATGATCCTGTTCCTCGGCACCAAGCGCAGCGCGCGCGAGTCGATCAAGGAAGAGGCCGAGCGTTGCGGCATGCCGTACATGAACCAGCGTTGGCTGGGCGGCACCCTGACCAACTTCCGCACCGTCAAGCAGTCGGTCGCGCGCCTGAAGGAACTCGAGGCCGCCGAGACCGACGGCACCTTCGAAAAGCTGGTCAAGCACGAGGTGCTGGGCCTGCGCCGCGAGCGCGACAAGCTGCAAGCCAGCCTGGGCGGCATCAAGGAGATGAACCGCCTGCCGGACGCACTGTTCGTGATCGACATCGGTCACGAGGACATCGCGATCAAGGAAGCCAAGAAGCTCGGCATCCCGGTGATTGCTGTCGTCGACACCAACTACAACCCGGAACTGGTCGATTACGCCATCCCGGGCAATGACGATGCCATCCGCGCCGTGCAGCTGTACGCCCGCGCCGCCGCCGACGCGGTGCTGGAAGGCAAGGCCGCCGCGCCGACCTCCACCTCGGTCCGCGAGGAAGACTTCGCCGACGCCACCGACACCGCCGAGGGCGATGCCGAGGCCAAGAAGCCGGCCCGCAAGGCTCCGGCCAAGAAGGCTGCCAAGGCAGACGACGCCGAAGCTCCGGCTGCCGAGTAACAGCCCCGTAAAAGCAGGCGCGTCAAACACGCGTCATGCAGCCGCGCCACACTGCGCGGCTGTGCCTTTACCCCTGGTTCGTCATTTCCGCAAAAGCGGAAATCCAGCGACTACGCCCTGTCGCCCAAGACACTGGAGCCCCGCCTTGGCGGGGATGACGTCTCAAACATCCAGACGTCCCAAACAACATCGAGGTACCCCCAATGGCTGAAATCACCGCATCCCTCGTCAAGGAACTGCGCGAGCGCACCGGCGCCGGCATGATGGAGTGCAAGAAGGCGCTGACCGAAACCGGCGGCGACATCGACGCCGCCGCCGAGAACCTGCGCAAGTCGGGCCTGGCCAAGGCCGACAAGAAGGCCGGCCGCGTGGCCGCTGAAGGCCGCATCGCGACCGCCCAGGATGGCGGCAAGGCCGTGCTGGTCGAGATCAACTCCGAGACCGACTTCGTGGCGAAGGACGAGAACTTCATCGCCTTCACCGACGCCGCTGCCAAGGCCGCGCTCGGCGCGGCCGACATCGAGGCACTGAAGGGCGCCAAGATCGACGGGCAGACCGTCGAGGAAACCCGCGCCGCGCTGATCGCCAAGGTCGGCGAAAACGTGCAGTTGCGCCGCATGGTCGCCATCGACAGCAGCAACAACGTCGCTGCCTACGTGCACGGCGGCCGCATCGGCGTGCTGGTCGAGGTCAAGGGCGGCGACGCCGATCTGGCTCGTGGCATCGCCATGCACATCGCTGCGATGAACCCGCCCTACGTCAAGGCTGCCGACGTTCCGGCCGACTTCATCGAGAAGGAGAAGGAGATCGAGCTGGCCAAGATGAGCGACAAGGACAAGGCCAAGCCGGCCGACATCCTGGAGAAGATCATCAGCGGCAAGATCAACAAGATCGTCAACGAGGTCACCCTCTACGGCCAGCCGTACGTGCTCAACACCGACCAGACCGTCGAGCAGGCGGTCAAGGCCGCCGGTGCCGACGTCGTCGGCTTCCAGCGCCTGGCCGTCGGCGAGGGCATCGAGAAGGTGGTCGAGGACTACGCTGCCGAAGTGATGAAGCAGGCCGGCCTGGCGTAACACGCGCTCTGCCAGCACTGAAAAAAAGAAGGCCGCGGAGCGATCCGCGGCCTTCTTCGTTACTGCAGGCAGTCCATTGTTCTACTTGCTGCGTGCGCTGTGCCCATTGAGTGCGACACGGCCACCGGAGCACTCCGCTCCCATTCAGGGGCGGCGCCGCATCCAGCGGCCTTCAGGATCCGGTTCCCATGAACCTGATCGGGAAAAAATGGTGCTCCCGCGCGATGAGAACAGGGAACATCGCGCCGGGAGCATGCCGTCCAGGGCAGGCACCTGATCCTTGTGTGCCAGCAACGGGCATCCGTTGCCCGTCCTTCGTCCAAAGTGCGCTCTCAGCTCAGAACTGCAACGAGTACCTCGCACTGAGACCATGCGCGTTGCCGTCGTCGCCGAACTGGCCGCGATAGCCGAACTCAAGCAGGCTGGTCGCGCCGGTGCGGGCGGCAAAACCCAGCTCGGCCACGGTGGCGTCGCCGGCCAGCGGGGCGCCATGCACTGCGAAGGCATCGGCACCGCTCCAGGCCAGTTCGGCCGAAGGCAGCAGGTCGCCACTGGCGTCGCGATAGCCCAGTCCGCCACGCAGGCTCAGCCAGCTTTCCTGCTGCCTCGCAGCCTTCAGGTCGACGTTGAAGCGGACACCCGCAGTCGCCAGGCCGACGTCGCCGTCGCGACTCTGGCCCTGCAGTGCGGTCACGCCGCCATCCTCGCGGAAGCCGTCGATATCGAACGCAATCCTCGCGTACTGCAGGTAGGGCTCGAACTCCCATGCACCGACCCCGATGCGGTAGCCGGCCTCGACGAAGGCCTGGGTCGCGGTCGCGTCGTACTCGGCACGGGTCCGGTCCTGCAACCCATCGAAAGCCACGTCCCGGCGCACATCGATCTCGCTGCTGTCGTGGACCAGGCCGGCACGCAGGCCGAAACCGCCCCACGACTGCCCGACATAGGCGCCGATGCGATAGCCGGTGATGTCGCCCTTGCTGCTGCGCTCGCGGGCATCCATGTCGCTCCGGCCGCTGCCACCCAGCACGCCGACCCGCCAACCGCTGTCGAAGCGGTGGTCATAGCCCACCAGCCAGGTGTTGCCGCTGTACTCGGTGCGGGCGGCATTGCCATCGCCATCGAGCGTGCCGCTGCCGCGCAGCACCTCGACCCAGGCCGCGGAACCGGCGGCATCCTGATGGGCAAACGCACCCTGTCCGGCCGCCGCGCGCGTCAGCGCGCTTTCGCGCACGTGTTGCTGGCTGTCCAGCAACACCGACTGGGCGCTGGCATGCAGTTCGCCGCTCAACAGGTCGAGCGCGGACATGGCCTGAGCCGGAAACAGCCGGGTCACACGCTGTGCCAGCACGTGATCCATCGCCAGTGTGTCCGCGCCCACCGCCACCGCGTGCTGGTTGTGCGTGGTCGCGACCTCTGCGAGCGCCATGCCCCGGCTCACGTCGAGCGCGATGATGTTGCCGCCTTGATCGAGAGTGAAAGCCAGGAACGGCGAGAACGCGCTGCTGTCGATGCCGTCGAAGCCGCCGCTGATGCCACCCGCGGCGCTGAGGATGTTGTAGCTGCGGCCCAGCAGGTAGTCGCCCGCCACCGGCAACACGCGCACGGTGCCGCCTTGCAGGTCGGCATGGCCGCTGATGTCGAGCAGGTCGGCATTGCCACCCTCGACCTCCGCTTCGTACACCGAGCCGGCGAGCTGGGTGTAGTCGCCGTCGATGCGCAGGGTGCCAACCGAATTGCCCGGAGCGATCACGCCGGCTACGCGGGTATCGCCCAAGGTACCGGTGCCGTGCAGGTGGCCCTGCGCACCGATCACGGTCATGCCGCCTGTCACTGCACCCTGGATGCTGGCCAGGCCGCGGTTCACGGCCAGGTCGGTGTCCTGCAGCGTGCCATTGAGCACGAAGAAGCCGCCGTTGACCTCGGCTGAGGCTGACAGCCGGTTGTCACCGTCGAGTTCGAGCACGCCGTCCTCAACACTGAGGCCTGCGAAACTGTTGTCGCCGCTCAGGCGCAACCAGCCAATGCCGGACTTGGTCAGCCGGCCGGGGCCACTGATGTCGTTGCGCCAATCGTCCCAGGCCAGGCCGTCCCAGACCTTGGCACCACCGGCGGGGCGATCCATCACGACGTTGGTGTCGACACGCAGCATGCCGGGGCCGTCGATGGCCTTCTCCAGGTTGATCAGGCCCCAGCCGTAGATCTCGTCGACGCCGGGCGCGCCGAGATCGGTCGCGGTGGTCAGCAGCACGTCGCGGACCTGCGGGTTGTCGAGGTACGGGAAACGCTCCATCAGCAGTGCCAGCGCACCGGTGACGTGCGGCGCGGCCATCGAGGTGCCGGTCAGGTTGCCGTAGCCGTACTCGGGATTCTCCGCAGTGATCTCGAGGCCGATGAAATTGCCGTCCTCGTCGCGAATCACCTCGCCTTCGATCTCGCCGCCGACGATCGTCGAAGCGATCGAAGTGCCGGGCGCGGTCACGCACCAGTCCTTGCTCAGGCCGCAGATGCTGGAGCTGTCGGCAAGCTCGCCGTTCGGGGCAATGTTGACGACGCTGAGCCAGTACTGCTCCAGTTCCGGATTCCAGCGCGGCAGGGTCGCGTAGATGCCGGCGATGTTGCCGCCGTCGTTGCCCGCGGCCCAGACCT from Lysobacter alkalisoli harbors:
- a CDS encoding Csu type fimbrial protein → MIRSHPVPGAALLLFALLWLPAPAQAVTTCTASSTALNFGTVTGTGNVDSTAVVTVVCNTSGLSLLATARVRMCLNIGAGANGGGLTNPRRMTNSFGDAMQFQIYRDPARTLIWGDSSIPATPTPVQIDLQYDVPVLGGSGSTTATMHARVPAQAGLAAGLHSNPFTGTHTRLDYRYAEALLGTPNYPASCTSGGGGGGTATFPFTASATVPDNCVIATATALDFGSVPGPVGSNIDQTSTITMTCTARTAWNVALDNGQNAVGLTRRMRLGATGSYVDYELYRDAGRSLRWGATIGTDTVPGTGTGTAQALTVHGRVPATQSVAAGNYSDVVTVTVTY
- a CDS encoding autotransporter domain-containing protein, with product MGTLAAQEAATYQEQGRLGDADSWRSDEFNADWGLAAIGAHHAYARGLSGRGIRLGVFDSGVDLRHGEFAGKQNNGIRIADILSDGSACTNATALSGPDACFMSDGDTVGIDYFHYTDADREFVQWATEMGYFYDWVPEYLESLAGFSYSEHGTHVAGTMVANRDGSGMHGVGFGAEITSARLFSNSYTDLDALLGWGGESYANGPDSSAVASMYEQMVAQGVRAINHSWGLSREPTTAADMDALYNAPGVAGYFSTYTSPSLQNGLIQVWAAGNDGGNIAGIYATLPRWNPELEQYWLSVVNIAPNGELADSSSICGLSKDWCVTAPGTSIASTIVGGEIEGEVIRDEDGNFIGLEITAENPEYGYGNLTGTSMAAPHVTGALALLMERFPYLDNPQVRDVLLTTATDLGAPGVDEIYGWGLINLEKAIDGPGMLRVDTNVVMDRPAGGAKVWDGLAWDDWRNDISGPGRLTKSGIGWLRLSGDNSFAGLSVEDGVLELDGDNRLSASAEVNGGFFVLNGTLQDTDLAVNRGLASIQGAVTGGMTVIGAQGHLHGTGTLGDTRVAGVIAPGNSVGTLRIDGDYTQLAGSVYEAEVEGGNADLLDISGHADLQGGTVRVLPVAGDYLLGRSYNILSAAGGISGGFDGIDSSAFSPFLAFTLDQGGNIIALDVSRGMALAEVATTHNQHAVAVGADTLAMDHVLAQRVTRLFPAQAMSALDLLSGELHASAQSVLLDSQQHVRESALTRAAAGQGAFAHQDAAGSAAWVEVLRGSGTLDGDGNAARTEYSGNTWLVGYDHRFDSGWRVGVLGGSGRSDMDARERSSKGDITGYRIGAYVGQSWGGFGLRAGLVHDSSEIDVRRDVAFDGLQDRTRAEYDATATQAFVEAGYRIGVGAWEFEPYLQYARIAFDIDGFREDGGVTALQGQSRDGDVGLATAGVRFNVDLKAARQQESWLSLRGGLGYRDASGDLLPSAELAWSGADAFAVHGAPLAGDATVAELGFAARTGATSLLEFGYRGQFGDDGNAHGLSARYSLQF
- the rpsB gene encoding 30S ribosomal protein S2; its protein translation is MSQITMRQMLEAGVHFGHQTRYWNPKMGPYIFGARGKIHIINLEKTVPLFNDAMNFISGIAQKRGMILFLGTKRSARESIKEEAERCGMPYMNQRWLGGTLTNFRTVKQSVARLKELEAAETDGTFEKLVKHEVLGLRRERDKLQASLGGIKEMNRLPDALFVIDIGHEDIAIKEAKKLGIPVIAVVDTNYNPELVDYAIPGNDDAIRAVQLYARAAADAVLEGKAAAPTSTSVREEDFADATDTAEGDAEAKKPARKAPAKKAAKADDAEAPAAE
- the tsf gene encoding translation elongation factor Ts; translation: MAEITASLVKELRERTGAGMMECKKALTETGGDIDAAAENLRKSGLAKADKKAGRVAAEGRIATAQDGGKAVLVEINSETDFVAKDENFIAFTDAAAKAALGAADIEALKGAKIDGQTVEETRAALIAKVGENVQLRRMVAIDSSNNVAAYVHGGRIGVLVEVKGGDADLARGIAMHIAAMNPPYVKAADVPADFIEKEKEIELAKMSDKDKAKPADILEKIISGKINKIVNEVTLYGQPYVLNTDQTVEQAVKAAGADVVGFQRLAVGEGIEKVVEDYAAEVMKQAGLA